In a genomic window of Oceaniferula flava:
- a CDS encoding sulfatase-like hydrolase/transferase yields the protein MTPRLTLLLSLTIPAVLSQASAAADTVAEKPHIVLVMSDDQGWGDTGYNGHPFVQTPSLDAMAKSALVFDRFYAAAPVCSPTRASVLTGRSPIRCKVPNHGRYMRPHEHTIAESLKAAGYVTGIFGKVHLGSGQAHSTCNPTGIGFDEWVIGLNFFDNNPYLSRNGIVEQRQGKGTVITIDDTLAFLEKHKDGDMPMFAVAWFPSPHDPHVETPENRQLYQGKPQAGYYREITLMDQQVGRLRKQLRELKIAENTILLFCSDNGGLNPNTSGGRAKKGSIYEGGLRVPALMEWPLRQLRGRIAAPVSTSDIYPTLMAMAGIEWSPAHPLDGIDISPILAGEVMQRPRPIGFWHLFQKGQATYSDRTLAAIMKKQQAGASEPHDPPRMHKDVYDFPQFEENKATGHAAWNDWPWKLHQINGSEYQLYHLENDPSESKDLSRDPQHAERLRNMQDELHQWMRSVVRSINGEDYSATEMKRN from the coding sequence ATGACCCCGCGCCTAACATTACTGCTCAGCCTGACCATCCCGGCTGTCCTTTCCCAAGCAAGTGCTGCCGCTGACACTGTGGCGGAAAAACCTCACATCGTGCTGGTGATGTCAGACGACCAAGGTTGGGGAGACACCGGCTACAACGGTCATCCATTCGTGCAAACACCCAGCCTGGACGCTATGGCGAAGAGCGCCTTGGTGTTCGATCGCTTTTACGCCGCGGCACCGGTCTGCTCGCCTACACGAGCCAGCGTTCTGACCGGGCGATCGCCGATCCGCTGCAAGGTGCCGAACCACGGTCGCTACATGCGCCCCCACGAGCATACGATCGCAGAAAGCTTGAAGGCTGCCGGTTATGTCACCGGCATCTTCGGCAAGGTGCACCTTGGCTCAGGACAAGCCCATTCCACCTGCAACCCCACCGGCATTGGCTTCGACGAGTGGGTGATCGGCCTGAATTTTTTTGATAACAACCCCTACTTAAGCCGCAATGGCATCGTTGAGCAGCGTCAGGGGAAGGGCACGGTGATCACCATCGACGACACCCTAGCATTCCTGGAAAAACACAAGGACGGAGACATGCCGATGTTTGCGGTCGCCTGGTTCCCTTCGCCGCACGATCCCCATGTAGAGACGCCTGAGAATCGCCAGCTGTATCAGGGAAAACCCCAGGCCGGATACTACCGTGAAATCACTCTGATGGACCAACAAGTCGGCCGACTACGCAAGCAGCTGCGCGAACTCAAGATCGCCGAGAATACCATCCTCCTCTTCTGCAGCGACAATGGCGGACTGAATCCCAACACCTCTGGCGGCAGAGCGAAAAAGGGCAGCATCTATGAGGGAGGGCTACGTGTGCCGGCCCTCATGGAGTGGCCCCTGCGCCAGCTCCGCGGACGCATCGCGGCGCCCGTTTCCACCTCCGATATTTACCCCACATTGATGGCGATGGCGGGGATTGAATGGTCCCCGGCGCATCCTCTCGACGGTATCGACATCAGCCCGATCCTTGCCGGCGAGGTGATGCAGCGACCTCGACCGATCGGCTTCTGGCATCTGTTTCAGAAAGGGCAGGCCACCTACAGCGATCGCACACTCGCCGCGATCATGAAGAAACAGCAGGCGGGTGCGTCCGAGCCTCACGATCCGCCACGGATGCACAAAGACGTTTACGATTTCCCCCAATTTGAGGAAAACAAGGCGACCGGCCATGCTGCATGGAACGATTGGCCGTGGAAATTACACCAGATCAACGGCAGCGAATACCAGCTTTACCACCTGGAGAACGATCCCAGCGAAAGCAAGGACCTGAGCCGTGACCCCCAGCACGCTGAGCGCCTTCGAAACATGCAAGATGAGCTGCACCAATGGATGCGCTCGGTCGTCCGCAGCATCAATGGCGAGGATTATTCCGCCACGGAGATGAAGCGGAATTAG
- a CDS encoding argininosuccinate synthase, whose product MKIVVAYSGGLDTSVLLLWLKEKYNAEVIAYCADVGQGEELDGLEEKALKTGASKCYIGDLKEEFAADYIYPMFQANALYEGRYLLGTSIARPCISKGMVDVAIKEGADAIAHGATGKGNDQVRFELSVAALAPDIKMIAPWRDDEFRAQFPGRSEMIAYCEEHGIDVTASKKKPYSMDRNLLHISFEAGDLEDTWHDATGEADRDMYVLSVSPEEAPDTPEYVQFLFEKGNIIGLQYDGLEKVIADLGDFKVEGEKDGYTLLSPYGVMRVLNFLGGKHGIGRVDIVENRFVGMKSRGVYETPGGTIILAAHRDLETLTMDREAQYVRDDLITKYSQLVYNGFWFAPEREAIQALVTSTQQTVSGEVRLKLYKGNCMQAGRRSPLSLYSEDVATMEGGAEEAYNQNDATGFIALNALRLKASARQNG is encoded by the coding sequence ATGAAAATCGTCGTCGCTTACTCCGGAGGTCTTGATACCTCAGTTCTTCTTCTCTGGCTCAAGGAAAAATACAATGCCGAGGTCATCGCTTACTGCGCGGACGTCGGACAGGGTGAAGAACTTGATGGGCTGGAGGAAAAGGCCCTGAAAACAGGCGCCAGCAAGTGCTACATCGGTGATCTGAAAGAAGAATTTGCTGCCGACTACATCTACCCAATGTTCCAGGCCAACGCCCTTTACGAAGGCCGTTACCTGCTCGGCACTTCCATCGCACGTCCCTGCATTTCCAAAGGCATGGTGGATGTGGCGATCAAAGAAGGTGCCGATGCCATCGCGCACGGTGCTACCGGAAAAGGCAACGACCAGGTTCGCTTCGAGCTCTCCGTGGCGGCACTCGCCCCGGACATCAAAATGATCGCCCCTTGGCGTGACGACGAGTTTCGTGCCCAGTTCCCCGGTCGCTCCGAAATGATTGCCTACTGCGAAGAGCACGGCATCGACGTGACCGCCTCCAAGAAGAAGCCCTACTCGATGGACCGTAACCTGCTTCACATTTCCTTCGAAGCCGGCGACCTGGAAGACACCTGGCACGATGCCACCGGCGAAGCCGATCGCGACATGTATGTGCTCTCCGTTTCTCCTGAAGAAGCTCCTGACACTCCCGAGTATGTGCAGTTCCTCTTCGAAAAAGGTAACATCATCGGTCTTCAGTATGACGGATTGGAAAAAGTCATCGCTGACCTTGGCGACTTCAAAGTGGAAGGTGAAAAAGACGGCTACACCCTGCTCTCGCCCTACGGCGTGATGCGCGTTCTGAACTTCCTCGGTGGCAAGCACGGCATCGGTCGGGTGGACATCGTGGAGAACCGCTTTGTCGGGATGAAGTCACGTGGTGTGTATGAAACACCCGGCGGCACCATCATCCTCGCCGCTCACCGTGACTTGGAGACTCTTACGATGGATCGCGAAGCCCAGTATGTGCGTGATGACCTCATCACCAAATACTCTCAGCTGGTTTACAACGGTTTCTGGTTTGCTCCGGAACGCGAAGCCATTCAGGCGCTGGTCACCTCGACCCAACAGACGGTTTCCGGCGAAGTTCGCCTCAAGCTTTACAAAGGCAACTGCATGCAAGCAGGTCGCCGCTCGCCGCTCTCGCTCTACAGCGAAGACGTCGCGACGATGGAAGGTGGAGCCGAAGAGGCCTACAACCAGAACGACGCCACCGGCTTCATCGCTCTGAACGCCCTGCGCCTCAAGGCCAGCGCGCGCCAGAATGGTTAA
- a CDS encoding globin, translated as MDEAVIYTILGEAGFTKLCAAFYKRIKTDDLIGPMYPEEDMAGAEERLRDFLLFRFGNDPRYQAKRGHPRLRMRHAPFAIGEAEAVRWLELMDAAMDETKVPASIQMDLRTFFTMVAHNMKNQ; from the coding sequence ATGGACGAAGCTGTCATTTACACCATCCTCGGCGAAGCCGGGTTTACCAAGTTGTGCGCCGCCTTTTACAAGCGGATTAAAACGGACGACCTGATTGGCCCGATGTACCCCGAGGAGGACATGGCCGGGGCTGAAGAGCGCTTGCGTGATTTCCTGCTGTTTCGCTTTGGTAATGATCCCCGTTACCAGGCAAAGCGTGGGCACCCTCGCTTGCGCATGCGTCACGCTCCTTTTGCCATTGGCGAAGCGGAAGCCGTGCGCTGGCTTGAGCTGATGGATGCGGCAATGGATGAAACCAAGGTGCCGGCATCGATCCAGATGGACCTGCGCACCTTCTTCACCATGGTCGCACACAATATGAAGAATCAGTAG